CGGCGGGATGTAGATGGTGACGAGTTGGGTGCCGGAGCCCTCGTACTCCTTCAGGTCCTCGATGACCTTCCGGAACTCGTATTTCCGACGGTCGTCGTCGGCGTCCTGCGTGTCGGTACTCATTGGTGTGTCTAGCGCCGGCCGCGCTGAAGTAACCTTTGATGGGGGTCTCGTGACCGCGTACCGTGGATTCACCGGCTCCGTCGGCGTCCCGTCGATACCGGCTCACGACGCCACACCCCGCCCCGCTGGCGGGGAGCAGAGTTATATGCTCCCCGCCGGTGGTTGCTGACGACTCATGCGCGTGTACGCGGTCGCCAGCGGCAAGGGCGGCGTCGGCAAGACGACGACGGTGGCGAACCTCGGTGCCGTCCTCGCCGCGGGCGGCCACGAGACGGTCGTCGTCGACGCCGACCTCGGGATGGGGAACCTCGCGGGCGCCCTCGGCGTCGACGCCGACGAGGGACCGACCGTCCACGACGTACTCGCGGGGCGGGCGACGGCCGCCGAGGCCCGCCGGGAGGGGCCGGTCGGCCTCGGCGTCCTCCCGGCGTCGGACTCACTCGACGACTTCGGAGCGGCCAACCCGTCGAACCTGACGGCGTTGCTCGACGGTCTCGACGAGGCGGGCGCCGAGGTGGTCCTCGTCGACACCTCGGCGGGCCTGAGCCACGACAGCGTCGAACCCCTCCGGATCGCCGACGAGGTGTTGCTCGTCTCGACGCCGGAACGCGGGGCGCTCGGCGACACGGCGAAGACCCGGGACGTGGCCGGACGCTTCGGGACGCCGATGGCGGGGGCGGTGGTGACACGGATCGCGTCGGACACCGATCTGGACGCCGTCGCCGACCGTCTCGGCGTCCCGATCCGGGGGTCGATCCCGGACGATCCGGCGGTGTCGGCCGCGGCCGAGGGGGGCGACCCGCTCGTCGTCGCCGCGCCCGACGCCCCGGCGACCGACGCCTACCGACGGCTCGCGGTCGATCTGACGGGCGACGGGTCGCTGGCGCCGACGGAGCCGGCGGACGAGGACGACGGCGCCGATACCGACGACCCGTCGGCCCCGGCCGACGGGGACGGCGGCGACGAGGCTCCCCCGACCGACGAGGCCGGCGACGAGCGGACGGGATTCCTGCGCTGGCTGCTGCGGTGAACGGGAAGTTCTTTGGGGCCTCCACGACGACGGGCAGTCATGGCAGAGTCGAACGCGGTTCCGCTGTGGTGGATACTGGTGTTTCTGGTGCTCGCACTCGGACTCGGGGCGCTCGCGGTGTCGACGGTCGGCGGCTCGCTGATCGCCGGCGCCGTCCTCCCAGTGTAGCGGACCGACGCATATAGACCACTCCCGTCGCTAGGGCCGGTACACTCCGCGAATTCCATCACGATTTTGTGATGCATATCGTATTCGGTATACTTATACGCGACGAGCCGCAACCCCGGATATGGCAGAGACCGCAGCGGCGTCGACGGTCGGCCCGGACGAACTCGCCGCCCTGAAGCGAGTCGCGCTGGCCGGCGGCCTCGACGACCGAGCGAAGCTATCCTGTTCGGGGTTGGCCGAACAGCTCGACGCGTCGGCCCAGACGGCCTCGCGACGACTCCAGCGTCTCGACGACGCGGGACTCGTCGACCGGGAGGTGCTGGCCGACGGCCAGCGCGTCGTCGTCACCGACGCGGGCGTGGCTCGGCTCCGACGCGAGTACGCCGACTACCGCCAGTTGTTCGAGGCCGACGCGACCCTGTCGCTCGACGGCACGGTGACCAGCGGGATGGGCGAGGGGAAACATTACATCTCGCTGTCGGGCTACATGGCGCAGTTCCGCGACCGACTCGGCTACGAGCCGTTCGCGGGCACGCTCAACGTCGAACTCACGGCCGCGAGCGTCCGAGCGCGCGGCGAACTGGAGGCACAGACGGACGACGCGACCCGAATCGACGGCTGGGAGGACGGCGACCGGACGTTCGGCCCCGCGACGTGTTACGCGGCCCGCGTCGAGAGCGACGCCGGGAGCTACGACGGCGCCCACGTCATCGTCCCCGAGCGCACCCACCACGACGCCACGCAACTCGAACTCATCGCGCCGGTGAAACTGCGTGACGAACTCGCCCTCTCGGACGGCGACGACCTGACCGTCCACGTGGGGGAGCCGTGATGCGCGGCGAATCGACGGGAGCGCTGGAGCGAGCGGTCGCGGCGTTCCGGGCCGGCGAGCCGGTGCTCGTCCACGACGCCGACGACCGCGAGGGCGAGACCGACCTCCTCTACCCAGCGAGCGCGGTGACGCCCGCCACCGTCGCGCGCCTCCGCAACGACGGCGGCGGCCTCATTTTCGCCGCGCTCCCCGCTACCGTCGCCGATCGGTTCGACCTCCCCTTCCTCCACGAGGCGGTCGACCACCCGGCGAACGACCATACCGACCTCGGCTACGACGCCCACCCCTCGTTCTCGCTGACGGTGAACCACCGCGACGGCTTTACCGGTGTCACGGACGACGACCGGGCGCTCACCATCCGCCGGCTGGGCGAGGTGAGCGCCGACGCGGACTACGGCGTCGACGCCTTCGCCGACGAGTTCCGGACGCCGGGTCACGTCCACCTCCTCCGGGGGGCGCCCGGCCTCCTCGACGAACGCCGTGGCCACACCGAACTCGGCCTGGCGCTGGCCGAGGCGGCCGGCGTCGCCCCCGCCGTCGCCGGGTGTGAGATGCTCGACGACGAGACGGGGGGTGCGCTCTCGACGGCCGACGCCGAGGCGTACGCCCGCCGGTACGACCTGCCGTTCGTCGAGGGAGCAGACCTGATTCGGGCGCTGGAGTGAGGTCGGGACTCGCGTTCGTCGCGACGATACCGATTCCGGCGCAGTCACCGGGTTACGAGCGAATTGGTCCCCACCGCGGGCCGCCCACAGTACCGTGGAGCCGCATCTTCAGCGTAATGCAAGGTGGAGCCTCCGACCTCAAGGAGCGAGCGTAGCGAGCGAGTAGGTCGGAGAGGAAACCGACACGGTACTACACCAACCACGCTCGATGGAAGGCCGACTCCCCACCGAGTCGTTACTAATATAAAAACGCCGGCCTACATCTGAACCACGGATGGAGGTACGTCGCACCGTCCCCATCAAGCTCGACGTGGCCGACAGCGACGCCGAACTCCTCCACGATACAATCTCCGAGTTCCTGTGGGCCGCCAACTACGTCGTCGACCACGCGTGGAGAGGCGAGTACAAGACCACAAGCAAAGCCGAACTCCAACGGGAAACATACGACGACGTGCGGGCCGAAACGAGACTCCAAGCGAACCTCGTCCAGAACGCCCGTAACAAGGCCGCCGACGCCGTACAGAGCGTCGTCGCTCGGTGGAAGCAAGGTGACGATGCAGGGAAGCCGCACTTCACTGCCCCGACGCTCGTCTACGACAAGCGATGTGCGACGTTCAACGACGACCACGCGACGCTCTCGACCGTCGACGGACGCATCACCGCCGAGTACGTCCTCCCCGACGAGAACCGTGAGACGCCCCACTCGGAGTACCTGTTCAATAATGACTACGAAGTGACGGGCGGAGAACTCCACTACCGCGACGGTGAGTTCTACCTTCACGTCCGAACAAAGGCGGACGTGGAGTCCGAGACTGCCGACGACGGCAACGACGAGCACAGCACAGTCCTTGGCGTTGACCTCGGCATCGAAAACGTCGCCGTCACTTCGACAGGTGGATTCTGGAACGGGTCGGAGTTGAACCACTGGCACCGCGAGTTCGAGAAACGACGGGGGTCGCTTCAACAGCGTGGAACGCGGGCCGCTCACGAAACCATCCAGTCGGTCGGACGCACCGAGACGGGTCGCTACGACCACTTCTTACATACCGTCTCGAAGGAACTCGTCGCGGAAGCCGTCGAGAACGGCTGTGACGTGATCGCATTCGAGAACCTGACGGGGATTCGTGAGCGGATGCCGAACGCCAAGAAGTTCCACGCGTGGGCGTTCCGACGCTTGTTCGAGTACGTCGAGTACAAAGCCGAGATGTTCGGTATCTCGGTCGACCAGGTGAGTCCTGCGTACACGAGCCAGCGGTGTTCCAAGTGTGGGACGACGCTCCGCGAAAACCGCCAGACACAAGAGCGATTCTGTTGCCAGAAGTGCGGCTATGAAGTGAACGCCGACTACAACGCGGCGAAGAACATCGGTCTAAAGCATCTCCGCTCGGCGCAAAAGTCGTCGGGCGGATGCGCACCCGTAAACGTGCGCTTGAATCGCGGGACGCTGAACGTGAACGGCGAGTATTCGCCTGCCTGTGAAGGCCAGAACGGGAGTCCACGCGAAAGCCCCATCACCAGAACCTTCGGTTCTGGTTAGCAGTCAGAAGCTCCGCTTCTGACGACACCCTCAACGAAGCGAACGGCGAATCCGTGAGCGAGTAGGGTGGGGTAGTTTACTCCCGATACGCGTCGACGGCCACGACCGCCTGCGTCTCCGAATGCGTCAGGTCGGCGTCGTTCGTGACGACCGTCGCCCCCTCTCGCCGGGCGAGCGCCCCGACGAGGGCGTCGACGGCCCCCATCTTCGGCCCGGGGGGAAACACCTCGCCCGCGAACTCAGCGGCGGCGACGGCGAGTCGCTCGTCGACGCCGACGACGTCGACGAACTCGAGTGCGTCACGTGCCCCGGGAACGTCGACGGTCGATCGATCCGACTTGTACACCTCGCCCTGAAGCACCTCGGTGAACGCGGGCGCAGGGGTGACGTACACGTCCGGATGGGCGCCGAGATAGTCGCGGACGGCGTCGTGGCCGTCGAGGTAGTCGACGAGAAACGTGGTGTCGACGACCCTCATCCGTCGGTCCGTTCGAGCGTCTTCCGCTTCCCCCGCTCGTGTGTTTCGCGGGCCTCGACGGCGGCGTCGGTGTCGGACCAGAACCCCATCCCGTCGGTGAGGTCGCGTTCGTCGCCGAGGATGCGTTCGAGCGCGTCGCTGTAGCTCTCTCCCTCGCGACGCCGGTCGTCGATGAGCGACTTCACGCGGTCCGACACGCGGATGTGGTTGTCGGCGGCCATCGTATACGTAGTCGTTAACGCCGTGGCTACTTGGTTCTGTCCGGTCACTCGAGCGACTCGACCGGCGGTTTCTCATACGATTATTGGGACTGTTCACCGTGGTTCGCCGGGCTGTCTCGGCGACTCACCGGTACTGACTTACAATAAACCGTCTCAGTCGTCCGCTACCCGCCCCGCGAACAGTTCGCGCACCTTCTCCATCTTCGGTCGAATCTGCATCTGACAGTACGCCCGCTGGGGGTTGTTGGCGTAGTAGTCCTGGTGGTAGTCCTCGGCGGGGTAGAAGGTGTCGAGTGGCTCCACCTCGGTGACGATGGGGTCGTCGTAGTCGGCGGCCAGTCGCTCGATGGTCGCCGCGGCGAGTTCGCGCTGTTCGTCGTCGTGGGTGAAGATGGCCGAGCGGTACTGCGAGCCCACGTCCGGTCCCTGTCGGTCCTTCGTCGTCGGGTCGTGGAGCGCGAAAAAGACCGTCAGGAGGTCGGTGTAGGAGAGGCGGTCGGGGTCGTACTCGATCTGGACGACTTCGGCGTGGCCGGTCGACCCCGAACACACCTCCTCGTAGGTCGGGTCGTCGACGTGGCCGCCGGCGTAGCCGGAGGTGACGGCGTGGACGCCGGCGAGTTCTTGAAACGGCGCTTCGAGACACCAGAAACAGCCGCCCGCGAGCGTCGCGAGTTCGTGGTCGTGGTCGTCGGTCATGGGGGATCGTAGACGCCGGACGACCATGTACCCCGCGCCTACGCGAAGTAGGCGTCGTCCTCGAACGGTTCGTCCGTGCCCTCGACGGCGAGGGCGGTGACGCGGGCGCCGACGCCGAGCAGTCCGGCGAGGCTGGGCTCCGTCCGCCCATCGTCGCCCGTGAGCGACGGCTGCGACACGCAGTCGAACGGACGGTCGTACGTCAGTACCGGTGGCTCACCGAGACGGGTCGACGAACCACCGGTACACAGTTGCACCACTCCGTCTCAGTCGTCGGCGGGCGGGGTGAGCGTCGGCGCTTCGGGCTCGGTGTCGGCCTCGTCCGCTTCGTCTTCCGCACGCACGGCGTCGGCGTACCGCTCCGCGATGCGGTCGATTGGTTTGTGGGGATGACACATGGCAAGATCCCCTACGGCTGCAACGGGTCCAAGAACACAACTGTTGTGACAGCCGATATCACGGTGCGACGTGGCAGGGATGAAGGAAGAGGACTCCTCTGTGGGGAGTGCAGTACCCATCCACTCGCTCGAACGACTCCGCGAGGCCGGGCGGGGGTCCCGTTCTACGGATTGTTGTGACGTGTCCGGGCGGTCGTCGACCACGGCGACCGCCGAAACTGACGGTCGACAGTGCGTATCAGACGATATCGGCGACGCCCGTCAGTTCGATGTCGGTGTCGTCGAGGCGGTCGTGGATCTCCTCCAGAATCTCGACGACGTTCGGGGTGTCTCCGTGTACGCAGATGCTTTCCGCCGGGATATCGATCTGCTCGCCGGATGGCGTCTCGACGACGCCCTCGGTTGCGATGCTGATGAAGCGGTCGGCGACGAGTTCCGGATCGCGGGCCGTCTTCTCTTTCGGGATCACGACGCTCCGATCCGGCCGGTAATCGAGGTCGACGTAGCCCTCGAACGCGGCTCGAATGGGGTACTCCTGAGCGATCTCGTAGATGTTCATATCCGTCGCGAGATAGATCAGATCCTCGTCGACCTCCAAGATGCCCTCGATCACCGCCCGGGCATGCTCCTCGCTTTCGGAGAGCATCGTGTACATCGCGCCGTGCGGTTTGACATGCTGGAACGGGACGCCGAGTTGGTCGGCGAACGCTCGCAGCGCGCCGAGTTGGTAGACAACGTAGTCTCGCACCTCCTCGGGTGAGGCATCCATCGTTCGACGCCCGAAGCCGAGTTTGTCGGGGAGGCCCGGATGGACGCCGACATCGACATCGTGGTCGTCGGCGAGGGCGACCGTTCGCCGCATGACGTGTGGATCTCCCGCGTGATACCCCCCGGCGATGTTCGCCGTCGTGATGTAGGGCATCACTTCGGCGTCCCGCCCTTTGGTGTACTTGCCGAAGCTCTCGCCCATGTCGCAGTTGATGTCGATTTGGTGAACCATAGCCGACTGGTAGCCGGGGAGATGCTCCCCGAGGGATTAAATCCCGGGGAGGATCGGCCCGATGATGCCCGAACCGACGAACATCACGTGGAGGGTCGCGATGGTTGCGAGCAGTGAGATCCAGCCGGTGTATCGCTTCGCGGCGGGCATCATGTACCCGTGAGTGAAGAGGTAGAACCCAGCGAGGGTGAACGGCGCGTAGATGAGCAGATCGACGACGATACCCCACGAGATGGGGGCACCGACGGCGAAAAGCCCCACAATCAGGAGGAGTTGTACCGGAATCTGGACGAGGGCGACCACGCCGAGTGGCTTCATGTCCGCACCGTACCAGTGAATAATTGCGGCGATCAGCCAGAGCAGGCCGTACAGGAGCGGAATCGCCGTGAAGAGGAGGCTGACGGCGCCGCCGAAGGTGTTATCGATCGTATGCCAGAGCCCCATGACGAACAGCGTCAGGAAGCCGGTGAATTCGACGGCTGCGATCCCCTTGAGTTCCGCCTCGTTTAGCTCGTAATCCTGGTAAATGGCGACGAACCAGACGAACAGCGGGAGGACGAGGCCGGACATCCCGAACGCCGTAGCGTTAACCATGCGTCCCCCTCCCCGGCAGATATCGAGCGTGGTCTGTCCCCCGAAGCCGCGGCGTCTCGGCGTTGCGAGTGTGTGCTGTCACTGTCTCCACCAGCCGAAACGTTCACGATTGGTTGTTATAAATGTATGGTATAGAATTGATATGTCACAGGGCGAAGATAGCTGTACTGCGGTAAGATGCAGTATAGCAGTTCACTCGCCACGCAAAGCTATAAGTAATCAGCTAGCCGCCATGTATATGATATGGGTAGAGATAACACACATCACTATTCGGGGATGCTGGGTGTTCGCCGTTCCAGCGCGGGCACAGTACACGGACTATGACACACCACGACATCGAACTGAGCGTCAACGGGACCGAGCACGAACTGAGCGTCGAACCACGAACCCTCCTCGCACACGCCCTCCGGGACGAATTGGGCTATACGGGAACGAACGTCGGGTGCGAGACGACGATGTGTGGGGCTTGTACGGTGCTCCTCGACGGCGACGCCGTCAAGTCCTGTACGGTGCTGGCGGTGCAGGCGGACGGGGCGGAGGTCAAGACAGTCGAGGGGCTGTCGGACGACGGCGAGTTCCACCCCCTCCAGAAGAGCTTCCAGAAGGAGCACGGGTTGCAGTGTGGCTACTGCACGCCAGGCATGATGATGACCGCCCTCGACGTCCTCGAGGACAATCCCGATCCGGACGATGCGGAGATTCGGGAAGCCCTCGAAGGGAACATCTGTCGGTGTACGGGCTATCAGAACATTATCAACGCTGTCAAATCGGCTGCCGACGACATGGGCGGCGTCTCGGGGGCGGACTGAGATGCCCGACTCGATCGAAGCGGGGCAGGCCGAGAAACTTCAGGGATCGCCGGTCGAGCGCCGGGAAGACCCGGAACTGCTCACGGGCGAAGCGACGTTCACCGACGATATGGAGCCACGCGGCACCGTCCACATGGCGGTGCTCCGGAGCCAGTACGGCCACGCACGGATCGAATCGATCGACACGAGTGCAGCGGAGGAACTCGACGGGGTGCTCGCCGTCTACACCGCCGACGACGTTGCGGCGAGCGAGGCACCGGGACAGATCGAACCGATCTGGCTGCTGCCCGACCTGAAACGCCCACCCTATCCGATGCTGGCCCGGGACAAGGCCCGGTATCAGGGGCAACCGGTCGCCGTCGCCGTCGCCGACGACCGCTACCGAGCGAGCGACGCCGTCGACGCTATCGACGTAACGTACGACCGCCTGGAGGCGGTGACCGGGGCGCGGGAGGCGACCGACGAGGATGCGCCGACGATCCACGAGGAAGCGCCGGAAAACGTCGCCGCCGAGTGGGACGTGGGAGACGAGGAGGCGACCGACGAGGCGTTCGAGAACGCCGACCGGACGGTGTCGGTGGATCTGGTCAACCAGCGCCTCCTCCCGACGGCGATGGAACCCCGGGTTACGCTGGCGAACTACCGCCCCAGCGCCGACGAACTCGTGGTTCACATGGGGACGCAGTGTCCCCACCTCCACCGTCGGTTCATGGCCGACATGCTCGACTTCCCGGAGCAGAAGATGCGCGTCATCGCGCCGGAGGTCGGCGGTGGCTTCGGGAGTAAGGACTCGGCCCACCCGGACGAGGCGCTCACTGCCTGGTGTTCGCTACAGTTGGAGCGCCCCGTGAAGTGGCAGGCGACGCGAACCGAAGCGTACGCGTCGACCGGCCACGGACGTGGCCAGGAGACCACTGCCGAGATAGCCGTCGACGAGGACGGCTCGATCCAGGCACTCCGAGTCGAGACGTACGGTGACCTCGGAGGATACCTCTCCACGTGGGGACCGCTGATGCCGGCTCACGGATACGCGCTGATGCTCCCCGGCCAGTACGACGTCGAGAACGTCTACTGTGAGGTGACGGAGGTGTTCACGAACGCGACGCCGACCGAACCGTACCGTGGTGCCGGCCGACCCGAAGCGTCGTACGTTATCGAACGGCTGGCGACGCTCGCCGCCAGGGAGTTGGACATGGACCCGGTGGAGTTCCGACGGAAGAACTTCATTTCCCGCGACGACTTCCCGCACGAGACGGCGACAGGCCTCCTCTACGACTCCGGCGATTACGACAAGACGCTGGATCGGGCGATCGAGATGGCCGATCTCGAGGCACTTCGCGAGAAGCAGGCCGACCTCCGCGAGGAGGGGCGCTATCTCGGTATCGGGATCTCGTGTTATAACGAGTCCTGTGGCTACGGCCCCTCGGAGATCATCGGTCAGATCGGCGGCCAGCTGGGGCTCTACGAAAACGGCGTCGTCAGATTCCACCCGTCCGGGTCGGTGACGGTCTACTGTGGCACGTCCGGTCATGGACAGGGCCACGAGACGACCTACGCCCAGATCGTCGCGGACGAACTCGGCGTCGACTACGACGATATCGAGGTGATCGAAGGCGACACCGACGAAGTTCCCATGGGGATGGGCACCTACGGCTCCCGGAGTGTCTCCGTCGGCGGCAGTGCAATCGTCGAGGCGTCCCGAGAGGTCGTCGAGAAGGCGGGGACGATTGCGGCACACCACCTAGAGGTGAGCGAAGAAGACCTGGAGTTCGAGGACGGCGAGTTCCAAATCACCGGCGCACCGGCGCGGTCGATGACCATTCAGGAGGTCGCCCGCGAGGCGTATCTGGCACACGACCTCCCCGACGGCACGTCGCCCGGGCTGGAGGCCACGAACTTCTACGACCCGGAGAATCTGGTGTTCCCCTTCGGAACCCACATCGTCGTCGTCGAAGTCGATCCGGACACCGGCGAGGTCGACATCGAGCGATACGTCGCGGTCGACGACTGCGGCAACCAGATCAACCCCAAAATCGTCGAGGGGCAGGTGCACGGCGCCATCGCACAGGGCCTCGGACAGGGGCTCTTCGAGGGCGTCGAGTACGACGAGAACGGCACGCTCCTCACCGGCTCCATGCAGGACTACACGCTCCCCAAGGCGTTTCAGGTGCCGGAGTACGAGACCGATCACACGGTGACGCCGAGTCCACACAACCCCCTCGGGGC
This window of the Haloplanus rubicundus genome carries:
- a CDS encoding antitoxin VapB family protein; protein product: MAADNHIRVSDRVKSLIDDRRREGESYSDALERILGDERDLTDGMGFWSDTDAAVEARETHERGKRKTLERTDG
- a CDS encoding nucleotide-binding protein; the encoded protein is MRVYAVASGKGGVGKTTTVANLGAVLAAGGHETVVVDADLGMGNLAGALGVDADEGPTVHDVLAGRATAAEARREGPVGLGVLPASDSLDDFGAANPSNLTALLDGLDEAGAEVVLVDTSAGLSHDSVEPLRIADEVLLVSTPERGALGDTAKTRDVAGRFGTPMAGAVVTRIASDTDLDAVADRLGVPIRGSIPDDPAVSAAAEGGDPLVVAAPDAPATDAYRRLAVDLTGDGSLAPTEPADEDDGADTDDPSAPADGDGGDEAPPTDEAGDERTGFLRWLLR
- a CDS encoding PIN domain-containing protein, encoding MRVVDTTFLVDYLDGHDAVRDYLGAHPDVYVTPAPAFTEVLQGEVYKSDRSTVDVPGARDALEFVDVVGVDERLAVAAAEFAGEVFPPGPKMGAVDALVGALARREGATVVTNDADLTHSETQAVVAVDAYRE
- a CDS encoding RNA-guided endonuclease InsQ/TnpB family protein; the encoded protein is MEVRRTVPIKLDVADSDAELLHDTISEFLWAANYVVDHAWRGEYKTTSKAELQRETYDDVRAETRLQANLVQNARNKAADAVQSVVARWKQGDDAGKPHFTAPTLVYDKRCATFNDDHATLSTVDGRITAEYVLPDENRETPHSEYLFNNDYEVTGGELHYRDGEFYLHVRTKADVESETADDGNDEHSTVLGVDLGIENVAVTSTGGFWNGSELNHWHREFEKRRGSLQQRGTRAAHETIQSVGRTETGRYDHFLHTVSKELVAEAVENGCDVIAFENLTGIRERMPNAKKFHAWAFRRLFEYVEYKAEMFGISVDQVSPAYTSQRCSKCGTTLRENRQTQERFCCQKCGYEVNADYNAAKNIGLKHLRSAQKSSGGCAPVNVRLNRGTLNVNGEYSPACEGQNGSPRESPITRTFGSG
- the msrA gene encoding peptide-methionine (S)-S-oxide reductase MsrA, producing the protein MTDDHDHELATLAGGCFWCLEAPFQELAGVHAVTSGYAGGHVDDPTYEEVCSGSTGHAEVVQIEYDPDRLSYTDLLTVFFALHDPTTKDRQGPDVGSQYRSAIFTHDDEQRELAAATIERLAADYDDPIVTEVEPLDTFYPAEDYHQDYYANNPQRAYCQMQIRPKMEKVRELFAGRVADD
- a CDS encoding (2Fe-2S)-binding protein codes for the protein MTHHDIELSVNGTEHELSVEPRTLLAHALRDELGYTGTNVGCETTMCGACTVLLDGDAVKSCTVLAVQADGAEVKTVEGLSDDGEFHPLQKSFQKEHGLQCGYCTPGMMMTALDVLEDNPDPDDAEIREALEGNICRCTGYQNIINAVKSAADDMGGVSGAD
- a CDS encoding LamB/YcsF family protein, producing the protein MVHQIDINCDMGESFGKYTKGRDAEVMPYITTANIAGGYHAGDPHVMRRTVALADDHDVDVGVHPGLPDKLGFGRRTMDASPEEVRDYVVYQLGALRAFADQLGVPFQHVKPHGAMYTMLSESEEHARAVIEGILEVDEDLIYLATDMNIYEIAQEYPIRAAFEGYVDLDYRPDRSVVIPKEKTARDPELVADRFISIATEGVVETPSGEQIDIPAESICVHGDTPNVVEILEEIHDRLDDTDIELTGVADIV
- a CDS encoding DUF120 domain-containing protein; its protein translation is MAETAAASTVGPDELAALKRVALAGGLDDRAKLSCSGLAEQLDASAQTASRRLQRLDDAGLVDREVLADGQRVVVTDAGVARLRREYADYRQLFEADATLSLDGTVTSGMGEGKHYISLSGYMAQFRDRLGYEPFAGTLNVELTAASVRARGELEAQTDDATRIDGWEDGDRTFGPATCYAARVESDAGSYDGAHVIVPERTHHDATQLELIAPVKLRDELALSDGDDLTVHVGEP
- the ribB gene encoding 3,4-dihydroxy-2-butanone-4-phosphate synthase; protein product: MRGESTGALERAVAAFRAGEPVLVHDADDREGETDLLYPASAVTPATVARLRNDGGGLIFAALPATVADRFDLPFLHEAVDHPANDHTDLGYDAHPSFSLTVNHRDGFTGVTDDDRALTIRRLGEVSADADYGVDAFADEFRTPGHVHLLRGAPGLLDERRGHTELGLALAEAAGVAPAVAGCEMLDDETGGALSTADAEAYARRYDLPFVEGADLIRALE
- a CDS encoding xanthine dehydrogenase family protein molybdopterin-binding subunit, which translates into the protein MPDSIEAGQAEKLQGSPVERREDPELLTGEATFTDDMEPRGTVHMAVLRSQYGHARIESIDTSAAEELDGVLAVYTADDVAASEAPGQIEPIWLLPDLKRPPYPMLARDKARYQGQPVAVAVADDRYRASDAVDAIDVTYDRLEAVTGAREATDEDAPTIHEEAPENVAAEWDVGDEEATDEAFENADRTVSVDLVNQRLLPTAMEPRVTLANYRPSADELVVHMGTQCPHLHRRFMADMLDFPEQKMRVIAPEVGGGFGSKDSAHPDEALTAWCSLQLERPVKWQATRTEAYASTGHGRGQETTAEIAVDEDGSIQALRVETYGDLGGYLSTWGPLMPAHGYALMLPGQYDVENVYCEVTEVFTNATPTEPYRGAGRPEASYVIERLATLAARELDMDPVEFRRKNFISRDDFPHETATGLLYDSGDYDKTLDRAIEMADLEALREKQADLREEGRYLGIGISCYNESCGYGPSEIIGQIGGQLGLYENGVVRFHPSGSVTVYCGTSGHGQGHETTYAQIVADELGVDYDDIEVIEGDTDEVPMGMGTYGSRSVSVGGSAIVEASREVVEKAGTIAAHHLEVSEEDLEFEDGEFQITGAPARSMTIQEVAREAYLAHDLPDGTSPGLEATNFYDPENLVFPFGTHIVVVEVDPDTGEVDIERYVAVDDCGNQINPKIVEGQVHGAIAQGLGQGLFEGVEYDENGTLLTGSMQDYTLPKAFQVPEYETDHTVTPSPHNPLGAKGIGEAGTIAAPPAVVNAVTDALQPFGIDHIDMPLTDETVWQAIQHATAEPGGAD